Genomic segment of Kibdelosporangium phytohabitans:
ACGGGAAGTCGAAGGCCCCGATCGTCGCGCCCGTGCGGTCCGTGATCGGGTAGCTCTTGCGGTCGTCCCGCTCGATCGAACCCAGTTCGTGCCCGTCCATACCGCTGACGCGGATCCGCGGACGCAGCACGGAGATGCCTTTGTCGACGGTCAGCAGCGTGACGCCGTCCGGTCGGTTCACGGTGAGCTTGAACGGCGTGTTGCCTGACAGGTGTGTCAGCCGCACGGGCCGGGCGAGCCGAGATGTGCTCCGCTCGCCGACCGTGGCCAGGTGTCCGTCGCGCTTGTCGTAGACATCGGCGTGGTACCGGGTCCGCAGGAGGATCTTCCCTGCGGACCACGGCTGTTCGACGACGAGGGTGTGCGCGGCCAGAAGATCCACGGGCGGGAGTGTAGTGGAGACGTGCTCCGCCGGGACCGCGAATGCCCAAGTCCGATGAGGGCGGTCGGCGGCACCGCGGCAGGGGTGGGCTATGCCTGGTACGGCACGAGTGTGGCGTTGACCGCTTCCCACGCCGCACGCAGGGCGGCCAGGTCGGCGGGCCGTTTCGCCGCCAGGTTGGCCTGTTCGCGGACGTCGGTGGCCACGTCGAAGAGGCGGTCGGCGCCGTCGGGGAGCCGCACGTACTTCAGGTCGCCGCGGCGAAGTGCCCGCTGGCCCCTCATCCGCCAGAACAGGTCACGGTGCGGGAAGGCGGCACCGCGCAGCAGGTGCGGGGCGAGACTGGTGCCGTCGAGCGGGTACTTCTGATCCGGTTTGGCACCGGCGATGTCGAGGAACGTCGCCGTCCAATCCACAGTGGACACCGGCCCGTCGTGGACCTGGCGCGGCCTGAGCCGGTCCGGCCAGCTCAGGATCGTCGGCACGCGGATGCCGCCTTCGGACACCTGCCCCTTGCCGCCGGAGAACGGCCATGTGTTGGAGAACCGTTCACCACCGTTGTCGCTGGCGAAGAACACCACCGTGTCACGCAGCCGTCCGGCGCGGCGCAGCGCGTCGACCACCTGCCCGATCGACTTGTCCAGATCCTCGACCATCTCCCGGTACTTGGCCAGCGATCCGCCGTCGTTGTGGAACAGCACACCGCCCTCGCCGGCTTTCAGCCGGTTGCTGAGTTCGTCGCTGACGCGGCGGTCCCCGGGGCCTTCCCACGGCCAGTGGGGCGTGGTGAAGTTCAGGTTGAGCAGCCACGGGCGGGGGTGCCGCCTGCCGATGAACTCGGTCGCGCGTTCGGTGATGATCCGGGTGTAGTAGCGCAGGTCGTGGTACTCGACCTCGTTCTCGAAGAGGTCGTAGTCGCCGTTGTGGTTGAGCTTGGAGAAGTAGTCGAGGCCGCCGCTGAAGTTGCCGAAGAACTCGTCCCAGCCCAGTCTGGTCGGGCTGAACCACGGCAGGTAACCGCAGTGCCACTTGCCGATCAGCGCGGTGCGGTACCCCACACCCCTGAGCAGCGAGCCCAGCGTCGGGTGGCCGATGGGGATGCCGTCGATCTCGTTCGGCGCGCTGATCGGTTCCTTCAGGCCACCGGGCAACCGGCCGGGGTGACGGCCCGTGTAGAGCCCGAACCGGGTCGGCGAGCACACCGCGGAAGCCGAGTACGACTGTGTGAACCGCACACCGGACGCGGCCAACCGGTCCAGGTTCGGTGTCCTGATCTCCGGCGCGCCG
This window contains:
- a CDS encoding sulfatase, translated to MTALGQQGFSRRRLAALAGAAGVGVVAPGWVPANADTEQPFEAQRDAGGTGGRPNLLVILADDLGWADLSSFGAPEIRTPNLDRLAASGVRFTQSYSASAVCSPTRFGLYTGRHPGRLPGGLKEPISAPNEIDGIPIGHPTLGSLLRGVGYRTALIGKWHCGYLPWFSPTRLGWDEFFGNFSGGLDYFSKLNHNGDYDLFENEVEYHDLRYYTRIITERATEFIGRRHPRPWLLNLNFTTPHWPWEGPGDRRVSDELSNRLKAGEGGVLFHNDGGSLAKYREMVEDLDKSIGQVVDALRRAGRLRDTVVFFASDNGGERFSNTWPFSGGKGQVSEGGIRVPTILSWPDRLRPRQVHDGPVSTVDWTATFLDIAGAKPDQKYPLDGTSLAPHLLRGAAFPHRDLFWRMRGQRALRRGDLKYVRLPDGADRLFDVATDVREQANLAAKRPADLAALRAAWEAVNATLVPYQA